The following are encoded together in the Chanodichthys erythropterus isolate Z2021 chromosome 16, ASM2448905v1, whole genome shotgun sequence genome:
- the LOC137002600 gene encoding SUN domain-containing ossification factor-like isoform X2 → MMKIQLLLLCCCFWCAAHGLSSPHEDTHTDPQLVIDSGSEVESQSSSSSQIPDVVPVSAGPHVSGSSGRDRGSADRLVSDACDAAEELPFDPTLPSFPAVQENVSVRETRKPGKGQTRKRSNASHVLKEQGSSDTDPAVPCPDQEIPTFDEWTKIMMETERSQVTPHAPDGKKLQQTITNYASVECGAKILSSNPEAKSTSAVLMENMDMYMLNPCNNKIWFIIELCQPIQVKQLDIANFEIFSSNPKDFLVSISDRYPNKKWVKLGTFHARDERMVQSFPLDEHLFAKYVKVELLSHFGSEHFCPLSLIRVFGTSMMEEYELNSEPSDRHTHSHDDYDQPPDFLPVDDKSSKNLIGSAKDALLTMVNNIAANVLGGHPESAGNSSTDGLNASDVVLPAGAMHSGAVEDQLDVTGVTETVSIASATHTDAPTPETRPAEDSPIRTEPDAEQIVTLLPEVEDESDQSSGAELGQTEPQNGRVNVNAVRSESHIFCLHEYLLQRCSVQKRKTDSRSRSAVKASSMSTITESPVILTPDARLELRPVVWDLAPSLTSDLLVSTDRLSVSECLTATLPPQSTDRLLESGQNPDHVTLSDLMTRSSGDEVDREQISATSGLQSDISTAAVSISPVDESQSVSAPVDEAASVTLTPAEAAHPSDGPVESAEAKSKELVEDEGSAHMEQPSSEIYGETLNSSEAPAHGSSQKESVFMRLNNRIKALEMNMSLSGRYLEQLSQRYRKQVEEMQRAFNKTIIKLQNTSRTAEEQDQRQTDSIQVLQAQLENVTQLVLGLSVSVSHLQQEVSDRQSYILLCLVLCVLLALLICVNYRQMCESPALDTHRSCCPERELLSEEEPVMLRRRASDPPSLSSLQTPEGGAEQTQTRKQWKQSPVSRKKKHKLKLSRSPETRAAPPVTCVIPQSTIGPQEVRDVMSDGSEGSSHSDETLFCGITSCTRLCETIPAPRRWTQSRRQKTAEQLHQPPQRSVPYNLTHTDPH, encoded by the exons ATGATGAAGATCCAGCTGCTGCTGCTCTGCTGCTGTTTCTG GTGTGCTGCACACGGCCTGAGCTCTCCACACGAGGACACGCACACGGATCCACAG CTGGTGATTGACAGCGGCAGTGAAGTGGAGTCACAGTCTTCCTCTTCCTCACAGATCCCGGACGTCGTTCCCGTCAGTGCCGGTCCTCATGTGTCGGGATCCTCCGGCCG GGATCGCGGCTCTGCTGACCGTCTCGTGTCGGACGCGTGTGACGCTGCAGAAGAGCTGCCGTTCGACCCCACGCTGCCCAG TTTTCCAGCGGTTCAAGAGAACGTCAGCGTCCGTGAGACGAGAAAACCGGGCAAAGGCCAAACTAGGAAGCGGAGCAACGCCTCCCACGTCCTGAAAGAACAG GGATCCTCCGACACGGACCCTGCGGTGCCCTGCCCTGACCAGGAGATCCCCACCTTCGACGAATGGACCAAGATCATGATGGAGACGGAGAGGA GTCAGGTGACGCCTCACGCTCCCGACGGGAAGAAGCTGCAGCAGACCATCACCAACTATGCCTCGGTGGAGTGTGGAGCCAAGATCCTGTCCTCCAACCCGGAGGCCAAG AGCACCTCAGCTGTCCTGATGGAGAACATGGACATGTACATGCTGAATCCCTGCAATAACAAGATCTG GTTCATCATCGAGCTCTGTCAGCCCATTCAGGTCAAGCAGCTGGACATCGCTAACTTTGAGATCTTTTCCTCAAACCCCAAAGACTTCCTGGTGTCAATCAGTGACAG ATATCCAAACAAGAAGTGGGTGAAGCTGGGGACGTTCCACGCGCGTGACGAGCGGATGGTGCAGAGCTTCCCTCTGGATGAGCATCTGTTCGCCAAATACGTCAAG GTGGAGCTGCTGTCGCACTTCGGCTCAGAGCACTTCTGTCCTCTCAGTCTGATCAG gGTGTTTGGCACCAGTATGATGGAGGAGTATGAGCTGAACTCGGAGCcgtcagacagacacacacacagtcacgaTGACTACG ATCAGCCACCTGACTTTCTGCCAGTAGATGACAAATCCTCCAAGAATCTGATTGGATCTGCCAAAG ACGCTCTTCTCACCATGGTGAACAACATCGCTGCCAATGTGCTCGGAGGGCACCCGGAGAGCGCAG GAAACTCTTCCACTGACGGTTTGAACGCGTCAGACGTGGTTCTCCCTGCTGGAGCGATGCACTCTGG GGCAGTGGAAGATCAGCTGGATGTCACTGGGGTTACAGAAACCGTCAGCATTGCATCAGCGACACACACAGACGCTCCAACCCCTGAAACACGTCCCGCCGAAGACAGTCCTATCCGAACCGAGCCAGACGCAGAGCAGATCGTCACTCTGCTGCCTGAGGTGGAGGATGAATCGGATCAGTCCTCTGGGGCAGAACTGGGCCAAACAGAACCGCAGAACGGACGTGTGAATGTAAACGCAGTGCGCTCTGAATCACACATCTTCTGTCTTCACGAGTACCTTCTGCAGCGCTGCTCTGTTCAGAAGAGGAAGACAGACTCACGCTCGCGTTCGGCTGTAAAAGCCTCATCTATGAGCACAATCACAGAGAGTCCCGTCATTCTCACTCCAGACGCCCGTTTGGAGCTTCGGCCGGTCGTGTGGGATCTCGCACCGAGCCTGACTTCAGATCTGCTGGTTTCTACTGACCGTCTGTCCGTCAGCGAGTGCCTTACAGCGACGCTCCCTCCACAGAGCACTGATCGTCTGCTTGAGTCCGGTCAGAATCCTGATCACGTGACGCTCTCGGACCTCATGACCCGCTCTAGTGGAGATGAGGTAGATCGTGAGCAGATCTCGGCCACATCTGGCCTTCAAAGTGACATTTCAACTGCTGCTGTTTCCATTAGTCCAGTAGATGAGTCTCAGTCCGTGTCCGCTCCTGTGGATGAAGCAGCCAGTGTCACGCTGACTCCTGCCGAAGCCGCTCACCCTTCAGATGGACCCGTAGAGTCAGCCGAGGCCAAAAGCAAGGAGCTAGTGGAGGATGAAGGCAGCGCTCACATGGAGCAGCCCTCCTCGGAGATCTACGGCGAAACGCTCAACTCCAGCGAGGCGCCCGCGCACGGCTCCAGTCAGAAAGAGTCTGTTTTCATGAGGCTCAACAATCGCATCAAGGCTCTGGAGATGAACATGTCTCTCAGCGGACGCTACCTGGAGCAGCTGAGCCAGAG gtACAGGAAGCAGGTGGAGGAGATGCAGAGAGCCTTCAACAAAACCATCATCAAGCTGCAGAACACCTCCAGAACGGCCGAGGAGCAG gacCAGAGGCAGACGGACTCCATCCAGGTGCTGCAGGCTCAGCTGGAGAACGTGACACAACTCGTCCTCGGCCTGTCTGTCAGCGTGAGTCATCTACAGCAGGAG GTGTCTGACAGGCAGAGCTACATCCTGCTGTGTCTGGTCCTCTGTGTGCTGCTCGCGCTGCTGATCTGTGTCAACTACCGTCAGATGTGTGAGAGTCCAGCGCTCGACACGCACAGATCCTGCTGCCCTGAGAG AGAGCTGCTGTCTGAAGAAGAGCCGGTGATGCTGAGACGCAGAGCCTCTGATCCGCCCTCGCTCTCGTCCCTCCAGACGCCTGAAG GAGGTGCAGAGCAAACCCAAACCCGGAAGCAGTGGAAACAGAGTCCAGTTAGTAGAAAA AAGAAGCACAAGCTGAAGCTCAGCAGGAGTCCAGAGACTCGAGCCGCTCCGCCGGTCACTTGTGTGATTCCTCAGAGCACCATCGGCCCTCAGGAGGTCAGAGACGTGATGTCGGACGGATCCGAGGGCTCCTCGCATTCTGACGAGACACTGTTCTGCGGAATCACCAGCTGCACGCGTCTGTGTGAGACGATACCGGCGCCGAGACGCTGGACACAGAGCAGACGGCAGAAGACCGCAGAACAGCTGCATCAGCCTCCGCAGCGCAGCGTCCCGTATAATCTGACCCACACTGACCCGCACTGA
- the LOC137002600 gene encoding SUN domain-containing ossification factor-like isoform X1, translated as MMKIQLLLLCCCFWCAAHGLSSPHEDTHTDPQLVIDSGSEVESQSSSSSQIPDVVPVSAGPHVSGSSGRDRGSADRLVSDACDAAEELPFDPTLPSFPAVQENVSVRETRKPGKGQTRKRSNASHVLKEQGSSDTDPAVPCPDQEIPTFDEWTKIMMETERSQVTPHAPDGKKLQQTITNYASVECGAKILSSNPEAKSTSAVLMENMDMYMLNPCNNKIWFIIELCQPIQVKQLDIANFEIFSSNPKDFLVSISDRYPNKKWVKLGTFHARDERMVQSFPLDEHLFAKYVKMFTRYIKVELLSHFGSEHFCPLSLIRVFGTSMMEEYELNSEPSDRHTHSHDDYDQPPDFLPVDDKSSKNLIGSAKDALLTMVNNIAANVLGGHPESAGNSSTDGLNASDVVLPAGAMHSGAVEDQLDVTGVTETVSIASATHTDAPTPETRPAEDSPIRTEPDAEQIVTLLPEVEDESDQSSGAELGQTEPQNGRVNVNAVRSESHIFCLHEYLLQRCSVQKRKTDSRSRSAVKASSMSTITESPVILTPDARLELRPVVWDLAPSLTSDLLVSTDRLSVSECLTATLPPQSTDRLLESGQNPDHVTLSDLMTRSSGDEVDREQISATSGLQSDISTAAVSISPVDESQSVSAPVDEAASVTLTPAEAAHPSDGPVESAEAKSKELVEDEGSAHMEQPSSEIYGETLNSSEAPAHGSSQKESVFMRLNNRIKALEMNMSLSGRYLEQLSQRYRKQVEEMQRAFNKTIIKLQNTSRTAEEQDQRQTDSIQVLQAQLENVTQLVLGLSVSVSHLQQEVSDRQSYILLCLVLCVLLALLICVNYRQMCESPALDTHRSCCPERELLSEEEPVMLRRRASDPPSLSSLQTPEGGAEQTQTRKQWKQSPVSRKKKHKLKLSRSPETRAAPPVTCVIPQSTIGPQEVRDVMSDGSEGSSHSDETLFCGITSCTRLCETIPAPRRWTQSRRQKTAEQLHQPPQRSVPYNLTHTDPH; from the exons ATGATGAAGATCCAGCTGCTGCTGCTCTGCTGCTGTTTCTG GTGTGCTGCACACGGCCTGAGCTCTCCACACGAGGACACGCACACGGATCCACAG CTGGTGATTGACAGCGGCAGTGAAGTGGAGTCACAGTCTTCCTCTTCCTCACAGATCCCGGACGTCGTTCCCGTCAGTGCCGGTCCTCATGTGTCGGGATCCTCCGGCCG GGATCGCGGCTCTGCTGACCGTCTCGTGTCGGACGCGTGTGACGCTGCAGAAGAGCTGCCGTTCGACCCCACGCTGCCCAG TTTTCCAGCGGTTCAAGAGAACGTCAGCGTCCGTGAGACGAGAAAACCGGGCAAAGGCCAAACTAGGAAGCGGAGCAACGCCTCCCACGTCCTGAAAGAACAG GGATCCTCCGACACGGACCCTGCGGTGCCCTGCCCTGACCAGGAGATCCCCACCTTCGACGAATGGACCAAGATCATGATGGAGACGGAGAGGA GTCAGGTGACGCCTCACGCTCCCGACGGGAAGAAGCTGCAGCAGACCATCACCAACTATGCCTCGGTGGAGTGTGGAGCCAAGATCCTGTCCTCCAACCCGGAGGCCAAG AGCACCTCAGCTGTCCTGATGGAGAACATGGACATGTACATGCTGAATCCCTGCAATAACAAGATCTG GTTCATCATCGAGCTCTGTCAGCCCATTCAGGTCAAGCAGCTGGACATCGCTAACTTTGAGATCTTTTCCTCAAACCCCAAAGACTTCCTGGTGTCAATCAGTGACAG ATATCCAAACAAGAAGTGGGTGAAGCTGGGGACGTTCCACGCGCGTGACGAGCGGATGGTGCAGAGCTTCCCTCTGGATGAGCATCTGTTCGCCAAATACGTCAAG ATGTTCACCAGATACATCAAG GTGGAGCTGCTGTCGCACTTCGGCTCAGAGCACTTCTGTCCTCTCAGTCTGATCAG gGTGTTTGGCACCAGTATGATGGAGGAGTATGAGCTGAACTCGGAGCcgtcagacagacacacacacagtcacgaTGACTACG ATCAGCCACCTGACTTTCTGCCAGTAGATGACAAATCCTCCAAGAATCTGATTGGATCTGCCAAAG ACGCTCTTCTCACCATGGTGAACAACATCGCTGCCAATGTGCTCGGAGGGCACCCGGAGAGCGCAG GAAACTCTTCCACTGACGGTTTGAACGCGTCAGACGTGGTTCTCCCTGCTGGAGCGATGCACTCTGG GGCAGTGGAAGATCAGCTGGATGTCACTGGGGTTACAGAAACCGTCAGCATTGCATCAGCGACACACACAGACGCTCCAACCCCTGAAACACGTCCCGCCGAAGACAGTCCTATCCGAACCGAGCCAGACGCAGAGCAGATCGTCACTCTGCTGCCTGAGGTGGAGGATGAATCGGATCAGTCCTCTGGGGCAGAACTGGGCCAAACAGAACCGCAGAACGGACGTGTGAATGTAAACGCAGTGCGCTCTGAATCACACATCTTCTGTCTTCACGAGTACCTTCTGCAGCGCTGCTCTGTTCAGAAGAGGAAGACAGACTCACGCTCGCGTTCGGCTGTAAAAGCCTCATCTATGAGCACAATCACAGAGAGTCCCGTCATTCTCACTCCAGACGCCCGTTTGGAGCTTCGGCCGGTCGTGTGGGATCTCGCACCGAGCCTGACTTCAGATCTGCTGGTTTCTACTGACCGTCTGTCCGTCAGCGAGTGCCTTACAGCGACGCTCCCTCCACAGAGCACTGATCGTCTGCTTGAGTCCGGTCAGAATCCTGATCACGTGACGCTCTCGGACCTCATGACCCGCTCTAGTGGAGATGAGGTAGATCGTGAGCAGATCTCGGCCACATCTGGCCTTCAAAGTGACATTTCAACTGCTGCTGTTTCCATTAGTCCAGTAGATGAGTCTCAGTCCGTGTCCGCTCCTGTGGATGAAGCAGCCAGTGTCACGCTGACTCCTGCCGAAGCCGCTCACCCTTCAGATGGACCCGTAGAGTCAGCCGAGGCCAAAAGCAAGGAGCTAGTGGAGGATGAAGGCAGCGCTCACATGGAGCAGCCCTCCTCGGAGATCTACGGCGAAACGCTCAACTCCAGCGAGGCGCCCGCGCACGGCTCCAGTCAGAAAGAGTCTGTTTTCATGAGGCTCAACAATCGCATCAAGGCTCTGGAGATGAACATGTCTCTCAGCGGACGCTACCTGGAGCAGCTGAGCCAGAG gtACAGGAAGCAGGTGGAGGAGATGCAGAGAGCCTTCAACAAAACCATCATCAAGCTGCAGAACACCTCCAGAACGGCCGAGGAGCAG gacCAGAGGCAGACGGACTCCATCCAGGTGCTGCAGGCTCAGCTGGAGAACGTGACACAACTCGTCCTCGGCCTGTCTGTCAGCGTGAGTCATCTACAGCAGGAG GTGTCTGACAGGCAGAGCTACATCCTGCTGTGTCTGGTCCTCTGTGTGCTGCTCGCGCTGCTGATCTGTGTCAACTACCGTCAGATGTGTGAGAGTCCAGCGCTCGACACGCACAGATCCTGCTGCCCTGAGAG AGAGCTGCTGTCTGAAGAAGAGCCGGTGATGCTGAGACGCAGAGCCTCTGATCCGCCCTCGCTCTCGTCCCTCCAGACGCCTGAAG GAGGTGCAGAGCAAACCCAAACCCGGAAGCAGTGGAAACAGAGTCCAGTTAGTAGAAAA AAGAAGCACAAGCTGAAGCTCAGCAGGAGTCCAGAGACTCGAGCCGCTCCGCCGGTCACTTGTGTGATTCCTCAGAGCACCATCGGCCCTCAGGAGGTCAGAGACGTGATGTCGGACGGATCCGAGGGCTCCTCGCATTCTGACGAGACACTGTTCTGCGGAATCACCAGCTGCACGCGTCTGTGTGAGACGATACCGGCGCCGAGACGCTGGACACAGAGCAGACGGCAGAAGACCGCAGAACAGCTGCATCAGCCTCCGCAGCGCAGCGTCCCGTATAATCTGACCCACACTGACCCGCACTGA